In Debaryomyces hansenii CBS767 chromosome A complete sequence, a genomic segment contains:
- a CDS encoding DEHA2D08096p (similar to CA3446|IPF7324 Candida albicans IPF7324) yields the protein MYRLATRRVLAQTTQTFSKRTFSNQGFRAAKASKTNMYLGAGIALIPVIMSINYLNGNHIANEVDENKVEEGKKKAESTGKKEFVEKAEKEAIGKADVKTKVPAEEANPETRTETDKPSEESQKDEENSYEGAAYNPETGEINWDCPCLGGMAHGPCGEEFKEAFACFIYSESEPKGIECIKKFESMRNCFREHPEHYKEELYDDEEQEPLVDVNEKKGDASEQSAETIADDATKVVKEKAKAEDSNTK from the coding sequence ATGTATAGACTCGCTACAAGAAGAGTGTTAGCTCAAACCACACAAACTTTCTCCAAGAGAACCTTTTCAAACCAAGGATTTAGAGCCGCAAAGGCTTCTAAAACCAACATGTACTTGGGTGCTGGTATTGCCTTAATTCCAGTCATTATGTCCATTAACTACTTGAATGGGAACCATATTGCGAATGAAGTTGACGAAAACAAGGTTGAAGAAGGCAAAAAGAAGGCAGAATCTACAGGAAAAAAGGAATTCGTTGAAAAGGCCGAAAAGGAAGCCATTGGTAAAGCTGATGTTAAAACCAAGGTTCCAGCAGAAGAAGCCAATCCAGAAACTAGAACCGAAACTGACAAGCCATCGGAAGAATCCcaaaaagatgaagaaaactCGTACGAAGGTGCAGCATACAACCCAGAGACCGGGGAAATCAACTGGGATTGTCCTTGTTTAGGAGGCATGGCCCACGGACCATGTGGTGAAGAATTCAAGGAAGCCTTTGCGTGCTTCATCTACTCCGAATCAGAACCAAAGGGTATTGAATGTATCAAGAAGTTCGAAAGTATGAGAAATTGTTTCAGAGAACACCCAGAACACTACAAGGAAGAATTATACGACGACGAAGAACAAGAACCATTAGTTGACGTTAACGAGAAGAAGGGAGATGCTTCAGAACAATCTGCCGAAACTATTGCTGACGACGCCACCAAGGTAGTCAAGGAAAAAGCTAAGGCTGAAGATTCCAACACCAAATAA
- a CDS encoding DEHA2D08008p (weakly similar to uniprot|P06776 Saccharomyces cerevisiae YOR360C PDE2 High-affinity cyclic AMP phosphodiesterase), which produces MSEVISLNYMGDSVKRINSGSSKKFTSFRTLISYLFKKGNNEHDTNHATIIVIARSITRERCKLDRLGMKEKTLLLKYYFNHLNVVVVDGGALENELVVEQINEAIERIDKLIHDRISRVETWTGTGKASVNDFFDQETAADNDLMFSIDDIVATMSFVLTYNTNTTPGTLASVIELNKLIMEEIDFLSLLSNNSKRHLSKLCHLLGHWSFPAHELTNDDLVYCVYLVLAYAINEVKKSTDLELQPDVLFPSSNELLGLVFMVRDTYKNGNPFHNFRHAVDVLQACFHYVIRLRCLPYFKQFRTDPKADEWLVLSGDIALDTVVELIPVDDNNTVSETLHKSSPSSTSVSTSIQAKSALVDGSIISMQKETTVESSAHMNSIQTLALLIAALGHDVGHPGVTNAFMIKHSAPMSLIYNERSVLESYHSAVFINKILAINWPGILSVNIDRKTKISLKNLIISCILATDMAEHFEYIDKLAHFKADRYMLEVNRVNLISSLLIKCADISNVTRPLRVSSQWASVLGREFCEVSTLEKKLAHNQLTPELDIHYDKVPSALPDILQANPDIHKGQIFFINTFAENLFNNIAELLPELRYTCDIVQENKEFWLSR; this is translated from the coding sequence ATGTCAGAGGTTATATCGCTAAATTATATGGGCGACAGTGTTAAGAGAATCAATAGTGGAAGTAGTAAGAAGTTCACTAGTTTCAGGACGCTTATCTCTTACTTGTTTAAGAAAGGGAACAACGAACATGATACTAATCATGCTACAATCATAGTTATAGCTCGCAGTATAACGCGGGAGCGATGTAAATTAGATCGGTTGGGGATGAAGGAGAAGAcgttattattgaaatattactTTAATCATTTGAATGTCGTGGTGGTGGATGGTGGTGCATTGGAGAACGAGTTGGTGGTAGAACAAATCAATGAGGCGATCGAGAGGATCGACAAATTGATCCACGATAGGATATCAAGGGTGGAAACGTGGACAGGGACAGGGAAGGCTTCAGTGAACGATTTTTTCGATCAAGAAACGGCTGCCGATAACGACTTGATGTTTTCTATAGACGATATTGTGGCGACGATGTCGTTTGTGTTGACTTACAACACCAACACCACCCCGGGGACTCTCGCGAGCGTCATCGAACTCAACAAACTCATAATGGAAGAAATCGATTTTTTGAGCTTGTTATCTAATAACTCGAAACGTCATTTGCTGAAACTATGCCATTTGTTAGGTCACTGGTCGTTTCCGGCCCACGAGTTGACCAACGACGACTTGGTGTACTGTGTGTATTTGGTATTAGCGTATGCGATAAACGAGGTGAAGAAAAGCACCGATTTGGAATTGCAGCCCGATGTGTTGTTTCCATCATCTAACGAGTTGCTTGGGCTTGTATTCATGGTCAGAGATACCTACAAGAACGGAAATCCGTTTCATAATTTCCGTCATGCTGTGGATGTGTTGCAGGCGTGTTTTCACTACGTGATCAGATTGAGGTGCTTGCCGTACTTCAAGCAGTTCAGAACCGACCCCAAGGCTGATGAATGGCTTGTGTTGAGCGGTGACATAGCGCTAGACACAGTCGTAGAACTTATACCAGTTGATGACAACAACACGGTGCTGGAGACCTTGCACAAGAGCTCCCCACTGTCAACGTCGGTATCAACCAGTATTCAGGCCAAATCAGCTCTTGTTGATGGACTGATCATATCCATGCAGAAGGAGACTACTGTTGAGAGCTCGGCTCATATGAATTCAATCCAAACATTAGCTTTGCTAATAGCGGCCTTGGGCCACGACGTGGGACATCCTGGCGTCACCAATGCATTCATGATTAAACATTCAGCACCAATGTCGCTCATATACAACGAACGATCGGTGCTTGAGCTGTACCATTCAGCAGtattcatcaacaaaattcTTGCCATAAACTGGCCCGGTATCCTTAGCGTGAATATTGACCGCAAGACTAAAATCTCCTTGAAGAACTTGATCATATCTTGCATCCTTGCCACAGATATGGCCGAGCATTTTGAGTACATAGATAAACTAGCCCATTTCAAGGCAGACCGGTACATGCTCGAAGTTAATCGTGTCAATCTTATTTCAAGTCTCTTGATCAAGTGCGCTGATATCTCGAACGTCACCAGACCATTACGGGTTTCGTCCCAATGGGCACTGGTGCTTGGTCGGGAATTCTGCGAGGTGTCCACGTTGGAGAAGAAACTTGCACACAACCAGCTAACCCCGGAGCTCGATATTCATTACGACAAGGTCCCAAGCGCATTGCCTGATATCTTGCAGGCCAACCCCGACATACACAAGGGCcaaatctttttcatcaacacCTTTGCCGAAaacttattcaataacATCGCCGAATTGTTGCCCGAGCTTCGTTACACCTGCGACATTGTCCAGGAAAATAAGGAGTTCTGGCTAAGTCGTTAG
- a CDS encoding DEHA2D08140p (weakly similar to CA3444|IPF11323 Candida albicans IPF11323), with product MGISSSYKNLMFTKGSSSTMPGKNAPNAKPPQSMSTLARSINDEFSDYDDEEQEDQDDLKDGMNQGGEYIRGKGANEEVPLSWLNTPVASSGSSSYTKKYGIGAKLMMKMGYVEGTGLGSDKRGIVNPIETKLRPQGLGVGGIKEKIQDFDEAMSSSDEEKQEKPDRVEPQLDIFDLIEDLEMKGADVPMKYKELSDNFSKQPIRHGNQDLSSELTNAYEKLNKINNELDDVIKDERFHGFQLKEMEARLSSQNDELIQMEGIVEVIESFNNEYMSLSDEEQKIACVSNTLKKLVSLPYSAFKGIRETFVSIVSPITSELFQKYFEDAIDPTHLLINIMSDWAYIYREIEIIDLNQLGHWDSLIYSNIKQNLKFIIDDKTNTDTIHGQLMDYLQIWISAPVLINPTLAISNNLTNEVLLPFLNQKLETWSPGKHSNMPPHNFIMDYISLLSLDESSMVGRTLIRTIFEKYLNFVMHGSGSSFWEEYLSVKQGKEYYEESIVSELILLFEVWIIIFDEILGEGIVTEIQNALKMSFCTFMSTHEDLSWLGSKLEFAKLELVFSLIFKFKQHQLINGQEAVVLLQFKFFNPWIKTLVVWLQSVDYRSLQISQWYQMWYDWFCNSAKEYDFVASSIIRMVDWYFNTGLQIIEDIVNEKPVSLPRLPSYENDSFPANKKIYELMLNDDAYEPNNIESSSVNVEGIPSYQLLTTFKDIVVSYCMSNDILFSTIKNKHHPELGLPLYKLESKSGKKYSYIQDDVLWISTNLQDPDKIDYQPISLDDLTKYF from the coding sequence ATGGGCATTTCGAGTCTGTATAAGAACCTAATGTTCACAAAGGGGTCTTCTTCGACCATGCCCGGGAAGAATGCACCAAATGCTAAACCTCCTCAGTCAATGAGCACTCTAGCGAGGTCgattaatgatgaattttcaGATTACGACGACGAGGAACAAGAAGATCAGGACGACTTGAAAGATGGTATGAACCAGGGTGGTGAATATATTAGAGGAAAAGGAGCAAATGAAGAAGTTCCATTGAGTTGGCTTAATACACCGGTAGCGAGTAGTGGATCGTCGTCCTACACTAAGAAATATGGTATTGGAGCTAAactaatgatgaagatgggGTATGTGGAAGGCACCGGGTTAGGATCAGATAAAAGAGGTATAGTAAACCCAATTGAAACGAAGTTGAGACCACAAGGGTTAGGTGTTGGTGGTATTAAGGAAAAAATAcaagattttgatgaagCTATGAGTTCGAGTGATGAAGAGAAACAAGAGAAACCAGATAGAGTGGAGCCTCAGTtagatatttttgatttaattgaagatttggaaatgAAAGGTGCAGATGTTCCAATGAAGTATAAGGAATTGTCAGACAATTTTTCGAAGCAACCTATACGACACGGGAATCAAGACTTGTCCAGCGAGTTGACGAATGCATACGAgaaattaaacaaaataaataatgagTTGGATGATGTAATAAAGGACGAAAGGTTCCACggatttcaattgaaagaaatggaaGCCCGCTTAAGTTCacaaaatgatgaattaattcaaatggAAGGGATTGTGGAAGTAATAGAGTCATTCAATAACGAATATATGTCGCTTTCTGACGAAGAACAAAAGATTGCTTGTGTTTCAAATACGTTGAAAAAGTTGGTAAGCCTACCATACTCTGCATTCAAAGGAATTCGGGAAACGTTTGTTTCAATAGTTTCACCAATCACGTCCGAATTATTCCAGAAGTATTTTGAGGATGCAATTGATCCGACCCACTTACtcataaatataatgtCTGACTGGGCTTACATATATCGTGAAATTGAgataattgatttgaatcaattggGCCATTGGGACTCCTTAATTTACTCCAACATTAAacagaatttgaaatttataattgatgataagaCAAATACAGATACTATTCACGGTCAACTAATGGATTATTTACAGATCTGGATAAGTGCTCCTGTGTTGATAAATCCTACATTAGCAATATCGAACAATTTGACCAACGAGGTACTATTGCCCTTTCttaatcaaaaattggAAACATGGTCGCCTGGCAAACACTCGAATATGCCACCCcataattttattatggATTATATATCTTTGTTATCTCTAGATGAGTCGCTGATGGTGGGCAGGACTTTAATTCGTACAATatttgagaaatatttgaattttgtgATGCATGGAAGTGGAAGCTCATTCTGGGAAGAATATTTAAGTGTTAAACAAGGCAAAGAGTATTACGAGGAAAGCATTGTTTCCGAATTAATACTATTATTTGAAGTAtggattattattttcGATGAAATACTCGGCGAGGGAATAGTCACAGAGATCCAGAATGCGTTGAAAATGTCCTTTTGCACCTTTATGTCTACGCATGAAGATCTTTCCTGGCTAGGGTCTAAATTAGAATTTGCAAAGTTAGAGCTTGTTTTTCTGttgatattcaaattcaagcAACACCAATTAATCAATGGACAAGAAGCAGTTGTTCTTTTgcaattcaaattctttaatcCTTGGATTAAAACCTTAGTTGTATGGTTGCAACTGGTTGACTACAGATCCTTGCAAATATCACAGTGGTATCAAATGTGGTATGACTGGTTCTGCAATTCTGCTAAGGAATACGACTTCGTTGCATCCTCAATAATTCGTATGGTTGACTGGTATTTCAATACAGGGTtacaaattattgaagatatagTAAACGAGAAACCAGTATCGTTACCGAGACTACCATCttatgaaaatgattcGTTTCCAGCCAACAAAAAGATCTATGAATTAATGTTGAATGATGATGCATACGAACCAAATAATATAGAGTCATCTTCCGTAAACGTGGAAGGGATTCCGTCTTATCAGTTATTGACAACATTTAAAGATATTGTTGTATCTTACTGCATGCTGAACGATATTTTATTCTCGACAATCAAGAACAAGCATCATCCTGAATTAGGTCTTCCCTTATATAAACTAGAATCTAAATCAGGAAAGAAATACTCGTATATTCAAGACGATGTTTTATGGATTTCTACCAATCTACAAGATCCTGATAAAATCGACTACCAGCCAATTAGCCTTGACGACTTGACTAAATATTTCTGA
- a CDS encoding DEHA2D08118p (weakly similar to CA3445|IPF7325 Candida albicans IPF7325), which produces MIQISRSITFRALGAYRNGVISLQSNPSVRAYSMKDDFKRLNKRINRFGEENTKESEITLKVLRKVGGVSVIVVFCSILWASSRVENPISEPIPLEDLSKDIRDT; this is translated from the coding sequence ATGATACAAATTAGCAGAAGCATAACTTTCAGAGCGCTCGGAGCTTATAGAAATGGGGTCATTTCGTTACAATCCAATCCAAGTGTCAGGGCATACTCTATGAAGGACGACTTTAAACGATTaaacaaaagaataaatagaTTCGGAGAAGAAAATACAAAGGAGTCAGAGATCACTTTGAAGGTTCTTCGTAAGGTCGGAGGGGTGTCTGTGATTGTTGTATTTTGTCTGATTCTCTGGGCTAGTTCTCGTGTTGAGAATCCAATAAGTGAACCTATACCATTAGAAGATTTAAGCAAAGACATAAGAGACACATAG
- a CDS encoding DEHA2D08162p (similar to CA3443|IPF11324 Candida albicans IPF11324) has translation MSSGVDRDTVISWSEQAQTTLQEAKKMCTRAQASLQSTTYQLVTQLPERLQFVTFMVDALKQQHELLTSIVESQSRIRKESVSQFNVQVERDLTPALAELDDILARLAKAKVPSYLINNVVHELEVHIDTLVEDRNLCDFISMDDIKLLTTNIEIYKANCTKLHGLLEKTMNESVIEPYQIIALKKYHNIMKQYKELMPVQLGMNLAPDVSPYKLNNLINTILKENSSLEHELVPMLEMMTNHYDQCVQGTLFFNTKNPKDPSGDVNFEVLRNDALELPDVLKELNTVYDIIVNNEVRTKKLLSSEFSRIDSLISMIKDLLEFYTDYKATHLSKYMILVLSCDEIFGKCSIAMNSNQTPLEAYIETITSLSYHYTQFLSIYKSEYLTELFYEQYTYPRKYLAKLTDFLNNDMFHLQQEEYERRKNWLARYGEFIPNEFKLPGELNQPSIIQVVTEGLDDVQKDYNDGKFNESAEEINLSDLIKTMKL, from the coding sequence ATGTCTTCTGGTGTTGATAGAGATACAGTGATATCATGGTCAGAACAGGCGCAAACTACTTTACAGGAAGCCAAAAAGATGTGCACACGGGCACAAGCACTGCTCCAGTCAACTACTTATCAGCTAGTTACCCAGCTTCCTGAAAGGCTTCAATTTGTCACATTTATGGTTGATGCGTTGAAACAGCAACACGAGTTGTTGACATCGATAGTAGAGTCCCAAAGTCGCATAAGAAAGGAGTCGGTCAGTCAGTTCAACGTACAGGTGGAGCGAGATTTGACCCCTGCATTAGCAGAGCTAGATGATATACTTGCACGGCTAGCCAAGGCAAAAGTTCCGAGTTACTTGATTAATAACGTAGTACATGAACTAGAGGTACATATAGACACTTTGGTAGAGGATAGAAATCTTTGTGATTTCATTTCCATGGATGACATAAAATTGCTTACCACcaacattgaaatttataaGGCCAACTGCACTAAATTACATGGATTACTCGAGAAAACGATGAATGAGAGCGTAATCGAGCCGTACCAGATAATTGcgttgaagaaatatcataatattATGAAGCAGTACAAGGAGCTAATGCCGGTTCAGTTGGGAATGAACTTGGCTCCGGATGTGTCTCCTTACAAGCTAAACAACTTGATCAATACCATATTAAAGGAAAATTCGTCATTGGAACACGAATTGGTCCCCATGTTGGAGATGATGACGAACCATTACGACCAATGTGTCCAGGGTACATTGTTTTTCAACACTAAGAATCCAAAAGACCCACTGGGCGACGTGAATTTTGAAGTGCTTCGGAATGACGCCCTAGAATTACCGGATGTGCTCAAGGAGCTTAACACGGTATACGATATCATTGTAAACAATGAAGTGAGAACAAAAAAGCTCTTGAGCAGCGAGTTTTCTCGTATTGACTCCTTAATTTCCATGATCAAGGATCTTCTCGAATTTTATACAGATTACAAGGCCACTCACTTGTCCAAATATATGATCTTAGTCCTCTCGTGCGATGAAATCTTTGGCAAGTGCTCAATAGCTATGAATTCGAACCAGACGCCGCTCGAAGCCTACATCGAGACTATAACACTGCTTCTGTACCACTACACCCAATTTCTCTCCATCTACAAATCAGAGTATCTTACTGAACTCTTTTACGAACAATACACTTATCCACGAAAATACCTTGCAAAACTTACAGACTTTCTCAACAATGATATGTTCCACTtacaacaagaagaatacGAGCGGCGGAAGAACTGGCTTGCAAGATATGGTGAGTTTATTCCCAATGAGTTTAAGCTACCTGGTGAGCTTAATCAGCCCTCAATTATACAGGTTGTAACGGAGGGTCTAGATGATGTACAAAAAGATTACAATGATGGTAAGTTTAACGAGTCAGCCGAAGAGATTAATCTATCAGACCTTATTAAGACCATGAAGTTATAG
- a CDS encoding DEHA2D08074p (similar to CA3447|CaYPT70 Candida albicans CaYPT70): MKINDNIGGVKDGPIPNLKIVILGDSGVGKTCLRSQFIYHIFTNAYKATIGGDYLTTTVMIPRDEGYDRSRRSEQTMELRAENEDEHDNSEDTLTGCKTMPEKVNLQIWDTAGQERFNSISQAFYRGTDVAILVYDITNYESVLSLRDWLKRFIEHCHVERPGVMIIGNKIDKDSERCVDRDEIREILNKNTDISIDSYVRDWDTDLLEVSCKKRELVDELFQRAAQLGVELSTNSGDKNAKNMLSFDTIDLQQGIGGTSSCRCLC, from the coding sequence ATGAAAATAAACGATAACATAGGAGGCGTGAAGGATGGGCCCATTCCTAATTTGAAGATAGTGATTTTGGGGGATCTGGGGGTTGGTAAAACATGTTTGAGGTCCCAATTCATCTATCATATATTCACGAATGCTTACAAGGCGACGATAGGAGGAGACTATCTTACGACTACGGTGATGATACCAAGAGACGAGGGATATGATAGGAGTCGGAGGCTGGAACAGACGATGGAATTACGTGCAGAAAATGAAGACGAACATGATAACAGCGAAGATACATTGACGGGGTGTAAGACTATGCCCGAGAAGGTGAATTTACAGATATGGGACACGGCGGGGCAAGAGAGGTTCAACTCGATCTCACAGGCATTTTATAGAGGTACTGATGTGGCTATACTTGTGTACGATATTACCAACTATGAATCTGTGCTCAGTCTTCGGGACTGGTTAAAACGATTTATAGAGCATTGTCATGTTGAACGGCCTGGAGTCATGATCATTGGTAATAAGATAGATAAGGATAGCGAACGATGTGTGGATAGAGATGAAATACGGGAGATTTTAAACAAGAACACGGATATAAGTATCGATTCATACGTGCGAGATTGGGATACCGACTTGCTAGAGGTAAGCTGCAAGAAACGAGAATTGGTGGATGAGTTGTTTCAACGGGCAGCCCAATTGGGGGTTGAGTTGCTGACTAATTCGGGCGACAAGAATGCTAAAAATATGCTTAGTTTTGATACTATAGACCTACAGCAGGGAATAGGTGGGACTTCTTCTTGCCGATGCTTATGTTAG
- a CDS encoding DEHA2D08052p (highly similar to uniprot|P36015 Saccharomyces cerevisiae YKL196C YKT6 endoplasmic reticulum-Golgi transport): protein MKIYYIGILRIGGEKALELTSARDLSQFSFFERNGVSQFMTFFSETVSQRTQAGQRQSIEEGNYIGHTYTRSEGLACVIITDKEYPVRPAYTLINKILEEYLSLHPQKDWANISATNASFNYDNLEHYIKKYQDPSQADSIMKVQQELDETKIVLHKTIESVLQRGEKLDSLVDKSEALSSSSRMFYKQAKKTNSCCIIM, encoded by the coding sequence atgaagatttattaCATTGGAATCTTGAGAATCGGAGGTGAAAAAGCATTAGAGTTAACATCAGCTAGAGATTTATCGCAGTTTTCGTTCTTTGAAAGGAACGGGGTATCACAGTTTATGACGTTCTTCTCCGAAACTGTATCCCAAAGAACGCAAGCAGGCCAAAGACAGAGTATTGAAGAAGGTAACTACATCGGACACACTTATACTAGATCAGAGGGGCTTGCCTGTGTCATTATTACCGACAAGGAGTACCCAGTTAGACCAGCTTACACATTAATTAACAAGATTTTAGAAGAATACTTGTCGTTACACCCACAGAAAGATTGGGCCAATATTAGTGCTACGAACGCTAGTTTCAACTACGATAACTTAGAGCATTATATTAAGAAGTACCAGGATCCTAGCCAGGCGGATTCGATCATGAAGGTGCAGCAAGAATTGGACGAGACCAAGATTGTCTTGCACAAGACCATCGAGAGTGTTTTACAAAGaggtgaaaaattagattcGTTAGTCGATAAGTCTGAGGCGTTGTCCAGTTCTTCGAGAATGTTTTATAAACAGGCCAAGAAGACTAACTCTTGTTGTATAATTATGTAA
- a CDS encoding DEHA2D08030p (similar to CA3449|IPF7320 Candida albicans IPF7320) gives MDRPGFSSPPFNDKKIVLSPPPIESKQYSFLQQHNANSGPPVGFQERQQSVGYNLQQEFETLTADLDLDLRNNKDMQQNVDAPLPTTQSGNVGRGMMPSTSQYGFGELGTGGSLQNALLTDAALSPNLPTASSHSALGSLLNNNGNGSFLPPLASIPNRPQSVNDFSNFFNRQQQQQQTIDRQQQQQATNFYSDLIVFCNWIETLNPRDNITMIDYLCNNLPLDILLTFKSKLDSHLTHYHNQSATSQPLHQQQNQPVSFGVLSPYQQQQNDILAEMENLNLDNSLSSDAGASLNQKSAPALQQPKPKLNSVRNHGSHLYAEQQTQRPRSADPNIHKYSPNYNLPQQQFERTKSPTSHLYEKTNFLQLAAANSNPPSVSQQKGANNSDDSVDLSAHAALKLGALATINSRVALDSNRKSHVHSAHGHQQPHSHYFPQQGASQHGPFSPASAYEESINRSANSSSVPILVQHNKSPPGLTRSKKSTEGLGQGANASSGSPQTTSTTSMPADISNPDLLNNIPAWLKLLRLHKYTDCLKDIYWKDLIEYDDLSLEKRGVKALGARRKLLKAFDAVKESS, from the coding sequence ATGGATCGTCCAGGATTTAGTTCACCTCCATTTAATgacaaaaaaattgttttgtCACCCCCACCTATCGAATCAAAACAGTATTCGTTTCTTCAGCAACACAATGCTAACAGTGGACCACCCGTAGGGTTTCAGGAAAGGCAACAAAGCGTTGGGTATAATCTTCAGCAAGAATTTGAGACTTTAACCGCTGACTTGGACTTGGATTTGAGAAATAACAAGGATATGCAACAGAATGTCGATGCGCCGTTGCCGACGACTCAGAGTGGTAATGTGGGTCGGGGAATGATGCCTTCGACTCTGCAGTATGGATTTGGGGAATTAGGAACAGGAGGGTCGCTCCAGAATGCGTTATTGACGGATGCTGCGTTATCGCCGAATTTACCTACGGCCTCGTCCCATAGTGCACTTGGGTCGTTATTGAATAACAATGGTAATGGAAGCTTCTTGCCGCCATTAGCGTCTATTCCTAATAGACCGCAATCGGTAAATgatttttccaattttttcaatcgccaacagcaacagcaacagaCGATTGACCGccaacagcaacaacaggCTACCAACTTCTATCTGGACTTGATTGTGTTTTGTAACTGGATCGAGACGTTGAATCCTCGTGACAACATCACCATGATTGATTACTTGTGCAATAACTTACCGCTTGACATTTTGCTCACGTTCAAGTCGAAATTGGATAGTCATTTGACCCATTACCACAACCAACTGGCTACCAGTCAACCGCTCCACCAACAGCAAAACCAACCGGTTTCATTTGGTGTTTTGTCACCATACCAGCAACAGCAGAACGATATTCTCGCCGAGatggaaaatttgaatttggataattcTTTGAGCAGTGATGCCGGTGCATCTTTGAATCAGAAGAGTGCACCTGCTTTACAGCAACCAAAGCCGAAGTTGAATTCTGTTAGAAACCATGGACTGCATTTGTATGCTGAGCAACAGACCCAAAGACCCCGTTCTGCCGACCCGAATATCCATAAATACAGTCCTAACTACAACTTGCCGCAACAGCAATTCGAAAGGACTAAGTCCCCAACTTCGCACTTGTATGAGAAGACAAACTTCTTACAACTCGCAGCCGCCAACTCCAATCCTCCTTCAGTCAGCCAACAAAAAGGAGCCAACAATTCAGACGACTCGGTTGACTTATCTGCGCATGCTGCATTGAAATTGGGAGCTTTGGCGACTATCAATTCGAGGGTTGCATTGGATTCTAATCGCAAGAGTCATGTTCATAGTGCCCACGGTCATCAACAACCGCATTCGCATTACTTCCCCCAGCAAGGTGCTCTGCAACATGGACCTTTCCTGCCGGCTTCAGCTTATGAGGAGTCCATCAACAGATCAGCAAATTCGTCATCGGTGCCGATTTTGGTTCAACACAACAAGTCTCCTCCAGGATTGACTAGAAGCAAGAAATCAACAGAAGGTTTAGGGCAAGGAGCTAATGCTTCTTCTGGATCGCCTCAAACTACGTCGACCACATCCATGCCCGCCGACATCTCCAATCCtgatttattgaacaaCATTCCTGCGTGGTTGAAGTTGCTTAGATTGCATAAATATACCGATTGTTTAAAGGATATCTACTGGaaagatttaattgaatacGACGATCTCCTGTTGGAGAAGAGAGGAGTGAAGGCTTTAGGAGCCAGACGGAAATTGTTGAAAGCTTTCGACGCGGTCAAGGAAAGTTCATAG